A window from Leuconostoc mesenteroides subsp. mesenteroides encodes these proteins:
- the rsgA gene encoding ribosome small subunit-dependent GTPase A has product MKTGRIIRSLSGYYDIQLPSGNIQRTRARGEFRKSKQKPLVGDFVDFESENDEGFIWSIHERENVLVRPPIANIDIAVIVTAAKEPDFAPNLLDRQLVALEAANVRPLIYFSKMDLLEKSEHEKINCIASDYQSIGYDVIVSDSDNAFETLKKVLKSHVSVFMGQTGAGKSTLLNHLSPQLGLETGEVSKALSRGKHTTRQVTLIEVDEALIADTPGFSSYEVFDFSVEELDDYFPEFVENRQDCRFRGCLHLNEPGCAVKEAVAVGTITQSRYNSYKAFYELIKAQKPKYKTDN; this is encoded by the coding sequence ATGAAAACAGGACGAATTATTAGATCGCTCAGCGGTTATTACGATATACAGTTACCCAGTGGTAACATTCAACGAACGCGAGCTCGCGGTGAATTTCGGAAGTCTAAGCAAAAACCGTTAGTTGGTGATTTTGTGGATTTTGAGAGTGAAAATGACGAGGGCTTTATTTGGTCAATCCATGAACGAGAGAACGTTTTAGTTCGCCCACCAATAGCAAATATTGATATTGCCGTTATTGTAACAGCTGCCAAGGAACCTGATTTTGCACCAAACTTATTAGATCGTCAGCTAGTGGCACTTGAAGCTGCAAACGTAAGACCACTAATCTATTTTTCTAAAATGGATTTACTGGAAAAATCTGAACACGAAAAAATAAATTGCATCGCTAGTGATTATCAAAGTATTGGTTATGATGTTATTGTTTCAGATTCAGATAATGCTTTCGAAACGCTTAAAAAGGTGCTAAAAAGTCATGTTTCGGTTTTTATGGGGCAAACAGGTGCTGGTAAATCAACATTACTGAATCACCTATCGCCACAACTTGGACTTGAAACAGGCGAAGTTTCGAAGGCGTTGAGTCGAGGAAAACATACAACACGACAAGTGACGTTGATTGAGGTAGATGAGGCTTTGATTGCTGACACACCAGGATTTTCTTCGTATGAGGTGTTTGATTTTTCTGTTGAAGAATTAGATGATTATTTTCCAGAGTTTGTGGAAAATCGGCAAGATTGTCGCTTCCGTGGATGTTTACATCTTAATGAACCAGGATGTGCTGTCAAAGAAGCGGTAGCAGTTGGCACAATCACACAGTCAAGGTATAATAGTTATAAGGCGTTTTATGAATTGATTAAAGCGCAAAAACCAAAGTATAAAACAGACAATTAA
- a CDS encoding thiamine diphosphokinase, with product MQINILAGGPTELWPKNLFQEQGVWIGADRGAWYLYQKNIPMIMAVGDFDSLTDFELTTIQNHLAKQKVIHVKAEKDETDTELALMYAQKKDPDIIKIFGATGARIDHMLSNLWLMADEKFENIVEKTSFIDNTNSVSYATPGLSEIVKYSNAKYLGFMPLNNVENFKIRDAKYPLTLTKNKYKMWSSNEFVSDSVHISFDTGIIMITQSVDGDE from the coding sequence ATGCAGATTAATATCTTAGCTGGTGGACCAACGGAATTATGGCCCAAAAACTTATTTCAAGAACAAGGGGTGTGGATTGGTGCTGATAGAGGTGCTTGGTATTTATACCAAAAAAATATACCAATGATCATGGCGGTTGGTGATTTTGATTCCTTGACAGATTTTGAATTAACCACAATTCAAAACCATTTAGCCAAGCAGAAAGTTATTCATGTCAAGGCTGAAAAGGATGAAACAGACACCGAATTAGCCTTAATGTACGCTCAAAAAAAAGACCCAGACATTATTAAAATATTTGGCGCTACTGGTGCGAGAATTGATCACATGTTAAGTAATTTGTGGTTAATGGCGGATGAGAAATTTGAAAATATTGTTGAAAAAACGAGTTTTATTGATAATACAAACAGCGTAAGCTATGCTACACCAGGTTTAAGTGAGATTGTAAAGTATTCTAACGCAAAGTACTTAGGATTTATGCCACTTAATAATGTTGAGAACTTCAAAATAAGAGATGCTAAGTACCCATTGACACTAACGAAAAATAAGTATAAAATGTGGTCATCAAATGAATTTGTTTCGGATTCTGTTCACATATCCTTTGATACAGGAATCATAATGATTACACAGTCAGTAGATGGAGATGAATAA
- a CDS encoding DAK2 domain-containing protein, translating into MSVNSLTKITNIEFGKMINAAAAVLAANADKINKLNVFPVPDGDTGTNMSLSMASGAQYERDSLETEIGALAKATSKGLLMGARGNSGVILSQIFRGFSNSMAGKETLSARDLADALMSGAQVAYKSVMKPTEGTILTVIREAAAKANKIADQTDDIVELMAAVQEAAQVALDSTPDLLPVLKEVGVVDSGGQGLVFVLQAFYQVISGDFNEEDIKAPDNAELDQMVKELHAGAQASNSLDPADIQYGYCTEIMVQIGKGTTYDHDFDYQKFYDYLAELGDSLLVINDDEIVKVHVHTENPGKVISWGTHFGSLVKVKVDNMRDQQQTVIDAQRAEEARIEKIANMQVPVSDTAVIAIAAGDGIAELFKSLGVHTVISGGQTMNPSTADIMKVIEESGAKKIIILPNNSNIFMAAEQAITLAEIPVKVVKTRTIQQGLTAMMGYNPDADLEQNATEMSEMMADVKSAQITQAVRETKFNGHEIHHGDWMGIIDGDIEVVTQNVESAAQESIQKMIDEDSEIVTIIFGEGTKAKVAQKLKAFVEELDDDLEVEVHDGGQPLYPFFISVE; encoded by the coding sequence ATGTCAGTTAATTCACTAACAAAGATTACCAATATTGAATTTGGTAAGATGATTAACGCTGCAGCAGCTGTGCTTGCTGCTAATGCAGATAAAATCAATAAATTAAACGTATTTCCGGTTCCTGATGGCGACACAGGAACAAACATGAGCCTTTCAATGGCGAGCGGTGCGCAATATGAACGTGACTCACTAGAAACAGAAATTGGTGCTTTGGCCAAAGCAACTTCCAAAGGCCTGTTAATGGGGGCGCGTGGTAACTCAGGCGTAATATTATCACAAATTTTCCGTGGCTTTTCTAATAGCATGGCTGGAAAAGAAACACTATCAGCACGGGATTTAGCTGATGCATTAATGAGTGGGGCACAAGTAGCATATAAGTCAGTGATGAAGCCTACTGAGGGCACAATCTTGACGGTTATTCGTGAGGCGGCAGCTAAAGCGAACAAGATAGCAGATCAAACAGACGATATTGTCGAACTGATGGCTGCTGTGCAGGAAGCGGCACAAGTAGCGCTGGATTCAACGCCTGACTTGTTACCGGTCTTAAAAGAAGTGGGTGTTGTTGATTCTGGTGGGCAAGGACTTGTTTTCGTGTTGCAAGCCTTCTATCAAGTGATCAGTGGTGATTTTAATGAAGAAGATATTAAAGCACCTGATAATGCTGAGCTTGATCAAATGGTTAAAGAACTTCATGCGGGAGCGCAAGCTAGTAACAGCTTGGATCCGGCAGATATTCAGTATGGTTACTGTACTGAAATTATGGTTCAGATCGGTAAAGGGACAACATATGATCATGATTTTGACTACCAAAAGTTTTACGATTATTTAGCAGAATTAGGTGATTCTTTATTAGTTATCAACGATGATGAAATTGTTAAAGTACACGTGCATACTGAAAATCCTGGTAAAGTAATTAGTTGGGGAACGCATTTTGGTTCACTAGTTAAAGTGAAAGTTGACAATATGCGTGATCAACAGCAAACAGTTATTGATGCGCAACGCGCAGAAGAAGCACGTATTGAAAAAATTGCTAATATGCAGGTTCCAGTATCTGATACAGCGGTAATTGCCATTGCCGCTGGTGATGGTATTGCAGAACTTTTCAAAAGTCTGGGCGTTCATACTGTGATTTCTGGCGGTCAGACAATGAATCCATCAACTGCTGATATTATGAAAGTTATTGAAGAGAGCGGTGCAAAAAAGATTATTATTTTACCGAATAATAGTAATATTTTCATGGCAGCAGAACAGGCGATAACATTAGCAGAAATCCCAGTAAAAGTTGTTAAAACACGTACAATTCAGCAAGGGCTAACAGCGATGATGGGCTATAACCCTGATGCCGATTTGGAACAAAATGCTACAGAAATGTCAGAAATGATGGCTGATGTAAAGTCGGCACAAATTACGCAGGCAGTTCGTGAAACTAAATTTAATGGTCACGAAATTCATCATGGTGACTGGATGGGGATTATCGATGGTGACATTGAAGTCGTAACTCAGAATGTTGAATCGGCTGCACAAGAATCTATTCAAAAAATGATTGATGAGGATTCGGAAATTGTGACAATCATTTTTGGTGAAGGTACAAAAGCTAAAGTTGCGCAAAAGTTAAAAGCATTTGTGGAAGAACTAGATGACGATCTAGAAGTCGAAGTTCACGATGGTGGACAACCGTTGTATCCATTCTTCATATCAGTTGAATAA
- the rsmB gene encoding 16S rRNA (cytosine(967)-C(5))-methyltransferase RsmB, whose translation MSDKRVYSDNPRVLAVQTLAKIKNGAYSNLQLNQVIKQHKLGEADTRLLTTLVYGVIQHRLTFEYWLEPFVGSKKIDPWVRELLYTAIFQMEYLDKIPQHAIFNESIEVAKILGHVGTGKFVTAILHSISRKGLRSVADIDDDIQRLSIEASLPIWLVEELIKQNGDEQARQIIATINDAPKQSIRVNTTLANDQEVVTSLESENFTISASSVAAHAFLVDGGHVASSKAYHDGWLTLQDESAMLPVESLHLTPDVKSILDAAAAPGGKTTQLAQYSAPDAVITALDVHDHKIKLINNNAERLHVADKIHARVLDARKVPEQIDKKFDRILVDAPCSGFGLLRRKPEIRYDKTLKDVESLAGLQTQILDSVSQNLAKNGIMVYSTCTILRQENDDVVTKFLEKHPNFELIPTETTYKLKLDHSEKALHVYPNDYHTDGFFVATLRKND comes from the coding sequence ATGAGTGATAAACGAGTTTATAGTGATAATCCACGTGTTTTAGCAGTACAAACATTAGCCAAAATAAAAAATGGCGCATATTCTAATCTGCAATTAAATCAAGTAATCAAGCAACATAAGTTGGGTGAAGCAGATACCCGTCTATTAACGACTCTGGTTTATGGGGTCATTCAGCATCGCTTAACTTTTGAGTATTGGCTTGAACCTTTCGTAGGTAGCAAAAAGATTGATCCGTGGGTCCGAGAACTACTTTATACAGCTATTTTTCAAATGGAATACCTTGATAAGATACCGCAGCATGCTATCTTTAATGAATCAATTGAAGTAGCTAAAATTCTAGGACACGTTGGAACTGGTAAATTTGTTACTGCTATTTTGCATAGCATTAGTCGTAAAGGTCTTCGTAGTGTTGCCGATATTGATGATGACATACAACGCCTTTCTATTGAAGCGAGTTTGCCGATTTGGTTAGTTGAAGAGTTAATTAAGCAAAATGGGGATGAACAAGCCCGCCAAATCATTGCAACAATTAATGATGCACCTAAGCAATCCATCCGTGTGAATACGACATTAGCTAATGATCAAGAGGTGGTTACTTCGCTAGAATCAGAAAATTTCACCATTTCAGCGTCGAGCGTGGCTGCACATGCATTTTTAGTCGACGGTGGGCATGTGGCTAGTTCTAAAGCATACCATGATGGCTGGTTAACATTGCAGGATGAAAGTGCGATGCTACCAGTAGAAAGTTTACATTTGACGCCTGATGTTAAAAGTATTTTAGACGCAGCGGCAGCACCTGGTGGAAAAACCACACAGCTTGCACAATACAGCGCACCCGATGCAGTCATTACGGCCTTAGATGTTCATGATCATAAAATTAAGTTGATTAATAACAATGCCGAAAGATTGCATGTTGCTGATAAAATTCACGCACGTGTTCTAGATGCAAGAAAGGTTCCTGAACAGATTGACAAGAAATTTGATCGAATTCTAGTTGATGCACCATGTTCAGGATTTGGTTTATTACGCCGAAAACCTGAAATTAGATATGATAAAACCTTGAAAGATGTCGAAAGTTTAGCTGGTTTACAAACACAAATTTTGGACTCAGTTAGCCAAAACCTTGCAAAAAATGGTATCATGGTTTACAGTACTTGTACAATATTGCGTCAAGAAAATGACGATGTTGTAACAAAGTTTTTGGAAAAACATCCAAATTTTGAATTAATTCCAACGGAAACAACGTATAAATTAAAATTAGATCATAGCGAAAAAGCCTTACATGTGTATCCCAATGACTACCATACAGATGGTTTTTTCGTTGCTACATTGAGGAAAAATGATTAA
- the pknB gene encoding Stk1 family PASTA domain-containing Ser/Thr kinase, producing MLPDTLVDNRYRIIKSLGDGGMANVYLAHDEFLNRDVTFKMMRLDMKNDVDLAKRFQREALSVTELINDNIVQVYDVGEYQGSQYIVMEYVDGTNLKSYISEHFPIAYQQVVDIMMQILDAVQAAHNAGIIHRDLKPQNILINRKDQVKITDFGIAIAKSEQDLTQTHTVIGSVHYLSPEQTRGGMASAKSDIYALGVMLYEMLTKQVPYEGDTPVAIALKHATADMPSVRDFDPRIPQALENVILKATAKNSQDRYSDASVMAEDLKTVLSPRRSNEQRFAPTADIENETRIIPMEQIQDQLKNGVSSVNVLPEEVPEEPSVKDLIIEYGKKGYAVKSIAKIVDRTPNYVRSVLRGNGIKYRENKLPKILAFTTLFIVAIIAIFAFIQIQASQITVPSLSNLTRIKAEQKIQDAGLNVGSVTSTTSTTVKKGSVVRSTPKEGTDVKKGDSINLVISSGKAKVRFGDYVGSDYDVTAAQLRSQGYEIQREQQASDSVAAGIIIAQSINANGKVDPTATKVTFTVSTGPVKINVPDFTKSSTQSDVQNWASQNDVTVNFNTTYSNSVKKDHVISQSIRGGSKITKDNTLLITISQGPEQSSSSSSSSSSSSSSSSSSSSTSSENSSTTSSDSSTSESSSSQE from the coding sequence ATGTTACCAGATACACTAGTTGACAATCGATACCGTATTATAAAATCGCTTGGCGATGGCGGTATGGCCAATGTTTATTTGGCGCATGATGAATTTCTTAATCGTGATGTAACGTTTAAAATGATGCGTCTTGATATGAAAAATGATGTAGATTTGGCAAAACGCTTTCAGCGTGAAGCCTTATCCGTAACAGAACTAATTAATGACAATATTGTTCAAGTATACGATGTTGGTGAATACCAAGGTTCACAGTATATTGTCATGGAATATGTTGATGGTACAAATCTCAAATCATACATTAGTGAACATTTTCCAATCGCATATCAACAAGTTGTTGATATTATGATGCAAATATTAGACGCAGTCCAGGCTGCGCATAATGCAGGCATTATTCATCGTGATTTAAAGCCACAAAATATTTTAATCAACAGAAAAGATCAGGTGAAAATTACCGATTTTGGGATTGCAATTGCTAAATCGGAGCAAGATTTAACGCAAACACATACTGTGATTGGTTCAGTTCATTATTTGTCACCAGAACAAACACGTGGGGGTATGGCATCGGCAAAGTCTGATATCTATGCACTTGGTGTTATGTTATATGAAATGCTAACAAAACAAGTACCGTATGAAGGAGATACACCAGTCGCAATAGCATTAAAACATGCAACTGCCGATATGCCTTCAGTACGTGACTTTGATCCAAGAATTCCCCAAGCACTAGAAAATGTTATTTTAAAAGCCACAGCTAAGAACTCACAGGATCGATATTCAGATGCCTCAGTTATGGCTGAAGATTTAAAAACGGTTCTATCACCACGTCGTTCAAATGAACAAAGATTTGCGCCAACTGCAGATATTGAAAATGAAACGCGTATTATTCCGATGGAACAGATTCAAGACCAGCTCAAGAATGGTGTTTCCTCTGTTAATGTTTTACCGGAGGAAGTTCCTGAGGAACCGTCAGTAAAAGATTTGATTATTGAGTATGGTAAAAAAGGTTACGCTGTTAAGAGCATTGCAAAAATCGTTGATCGAACACCTAATTATGTTAGAAGTGTCCTTCGAGGCAATGGCATCAAGTACCGTGAAAACAAATTACCGAAAATTTTGGCTTTTACAACTCTCTTTATTGTTGCTATCATTGCTATTTTTGCGTTTATTCAGATTCAGGCTAGTCAAATTACTGTGCCAAGTTTATCCAACCTAACAAGAATCAAGGCTGAACAGAAAATTCAAGATGCTGGCTTAAATGTTGGTAGTGTGACTTCGACAACTTCGACCACTGTCAAAAAGGGTAGCGTTGTGCGTTCAACGCCTAAAGAAGGAACTGACGTAAAAAAAGGGGACAGTATCAACTTGGTTATTTCGTCTGGCAAGGCAAAAGTGCGTTTTGGAGATTATGTGGGGTCGGATTATGATGTTACGGCAGCACAATTGCGCTCGCAAGGATACGAAATTCAAAGAGAGCAACAAGCTTCAGATAGTGTAGCTGCGGGTATAATTATTGCTCAATCTATTAATGCTAATGGTAAAGTAGATCCTACAGCTACAAAAGTAACTTTCACTGTATCAACAGGGCCGGTTAAGATTAATGTTCCTGACTTCACTAAAAGTAGCACACAAAGTGATGTTCAAAATTGGGCATCACAAAACGATGTCACTGTTAATTTTAATACAACTTATTCCAATTCTGTCAAGAAAGACCACGTAATTAGTCAATCAATTCGTGGTGGATCAAAGATTACAAAAGATAATACCTTGTTAATAACGATTTCACAGGGACCAGAACAATCGAGCTCGAGTAGTAGTTCATCGTCTTCTAGCTCTAGTAGCAGTTCCTCAAGCAGTTCAACAAGTAGTGAGAATTCCAGTACTACATCATCAGACAGCTCCACATCTGAAAGCTCTTCGAGTCAAGAATAA
- a CDS encoding SpoIIE family protein phosphatase has product MAIAYRTDPGSKRHDNEDYVGSFINKAGRTMVIVADGVTSNEGGEVASAMTVEHFGHAWEINDLETIVPTITWLKKQAKIENDTIIQAGQRFQELSQMATTVVLAVLFDEKVVIANLGDSKAFLLHNSQLTQLSNDHILKNEIVRRGAMASADASNMAHANSVTRFLGVDEHVDIEISQHNFVSDDILFLTSDGITKVLDHETIKQIMRYEEPLDIKVFDMIQQANKKGAPDNVTAVLVTHEKD; this is encoded by the coding sequence ATGGCAATTGCCTATCGTACGGATCCAGGGTCCAAACGCCACGACAATGAAGATTATGTAGGTTCTTTTATAAATAAAGCTGGACGGACAATGGTTATCGTTGCTGATGGTGTTACTTCGAATGAAGGCGGTGAGGTTGCCAGTGCAATGACTGTCGAGCACTTTGGACATGCTTGGGAAATTAATGATTTAGAGACAATTGTCCCTACAATTACGTGGTTAAAAAAACAAGCCAAAATTGAGAATGATACTATTATCCAGGCCGGACAACGCTTCCAAGAATTATCACAGATGGCAACAACCGTTGTTTTGGCTGTGTTGTTTGACGAAAAAGTTGTGATTGCTAATTTAGGTGATTCTAAGGCTTTTTTGTTGCATAATAGCCAATTAACACAACTGTCCAATGACCATATTTTGAAAAATGAAATCGTCCGCAGAGGAGCTATGGCCAGCGCGGATGCTAGTAATATGGCACATGCTAATAGTGTGACACGATTTTTAGGTGTTGATGAACACGTAGATATTGAAATTTCTCAACACAATTTTGTGTCGGATGATATTTTATTTTTGACATCTGATGGGATTACAAAAGTGTTAGACCATGAAACAATTAAGCAAATAATGCGTTACGAAGAACCACTTGATATTAAAGTTTTTGATATGATTCAGCAAGCAAATAAAAAAGGCGCACCAGATAACGTGACGGCGGTACTCGTCACACATGAAAAGGATTAG
- a CDS encoding 50S ribosomal protein L28 translates to MAKDAITGARTRFGNQRSHALNSSRRSWKPNLQKVTVKINGAAPKKVYLTARTLKAGLKNGSIERV, encoded by the coding sequence ATGGCAAAAGATGCTATTACTGGTGCGCGTACACGCTTTGGTAACCAACGTTCACACGCGTTGAACTCAAGTCGTCGTAGCTGGAAGCCAAACTTGCAAAAAGTTACGGTTAAAATTAATGGTGCTGCACCAAAGAAAGTTTACTTGACAGCACGTACTTTGAAGGCTGGATTGAAGAACGGTTCTATCGAACGCGTTTAA
- a CDS encoding ribulose-phosphate 3-epimerase, with the protein MSGIIAPSILSADYTNLERDVKLVEAAGAEYLHIDVMDGNFVPAISYGPNWVKQLRPETDLVLDVHLMIQNPERFVEEFADAGADIIGVHVEATPHIHRVLQMIKNKGVKAEVVINPGTPVSAIEAVLDMVDQVLVMTVNPGFGGQKFLPSTLQKIEQLQTFREERGFDFDIEIDGGVNNETIKSAYDAGANVFVAGSYVYDKVDPAAKISILKDLIK; encoded by the coding sequence ATGTCAGGAATCATTGCACCATCAATTTTGAGCGCAGATTATACAAATTTGGAACGTGACGTCAAGCTTGTTGAAGCTGCTGGTGCAGAATATTTGCACATCGATGTTATGGATGGTAATTTTGTACCCGCTATATCTTATGGACCAAATTGGGTTAAGCAATTACGTCCAGAAACTGATTTAGTGTTAGACGTTCACTTAATGATTCAAAATCCAGAACGTTTTGTTGAAGAATTTGCAGATGCTGGAGCAGACATTATTGGTGTACATGTCGAAGCAACGCCGCACATTCATCGTGTGTTACAAATGATTAAGAATAAAGGTGTCAAAGCAGAAGTTGTTATCAATCCTGGAACACCAGTATCTGCAATTGAAGCGGTACTGGATATGGTTGATCAAGTACTTGTTATGACTGTGAATCCAGGATTTGGTGGACAAAAGTTCTTGCCATCAACATTGCAAAAAATTGAGCAACTACAAACATTTCGTGAGGAACGTGGCTTTGACTTCGACATTGAAATTGATGGTGGCGTAAATAATGAGACGATTAAGTCGGCATATGATGCTGGTGCAAACGTTTTCGTGGCTGGATCGTATGTCTACGATAAAGTAGATCCTGCTGCAAAAATCAGTATTTTGAAAGATTTGATCAAATAA
- the trxA gene encoding thioredoxin, which produces MSVKTVEDATFVEETNTGVSITDFWATWCGPCRMQSPVLDALSDEIDNVKFVKMDVDANPETPAEFGIRAIPTLLIKKDGKVMDRLTGFHNKEQLAKILAKYTN; this is translated from the coding sequence ATGTCAGTTAAAACAGTAGAAGATGCAACTTTTGTTGAAGAAACAAATACTGGTGTCAGTATTACGGATTTCTGGGCTACTTGGTGTGGTCCATGTCGTATGCAATCACCAGTTTTAGATGCTTTGTCAGATGAAATTGATAATGTAAAATTTGTTAAAATGGACGTTGATGCTAATCCTGAAACACCGGCCGAATTTGGTATTCGTGCTATTCCCACACTACTAATTAAAAAAGATGGGAAAGTGATGGATCGCTTGACAGGTTTTCATAATAAAGAACAATTAGCAAAGATTTTAGCGAAATATACAAATTAA
- a CDS encoding Asp23/Gls24 family envelope stress response protein, with protein MAIIIKTNNGDISLENDVIATIVGGSAIENPGIVGMASKATFRDGVNQILNRENYAKGVVVHQKDSGVAVDVYLVAQYGTKLSEISKSVQGKVKYNLDAFLGIHVSEVNVIVQGVRVSD; from the coding sequence ATGGCAATTATAATTAAAACAAACAATGGTGATATTAGCCTTGAAAATGATGTTATTGCTACAATCGTTGGTGGATCTGCAATTGAAAACCCAGGAATTGTTGGGATGGCATCTAAAGCAACTTTTCGCGATGGGGTTAACCAAATTCTGAATCGAGAAAACTACGCTAAAGGCGTTGTAGTTCATCAAAAAGATAGTGGTGTTGCGGTTGATGTCTACTTAGTTGCACAGTACGGTACCAAATTGTCCGAGATTTCAAAATCAGTTCAAGGTAAAGTAAAGTATAATCTTGACGCGTTTTTGGGTATTCACGTTTCTGAGGTTAACGTGATTGTCCAGGGTGTTCGTGTCAGTGACTAG